In a single window of the Candidatus Tisiphia endosymbiont of Nemotelus nigrinus genome:
- a CDS encoding Rpn family recombination-promoting nuclease/putative transposase → MFLSKFLDPKNDFCFRKIFGTEKNKDILVHFLNDVLKCEGNEKIIEVTFLPTIQDPDIAIYRKSIVDVLCKDQHGNQFIVEMQVSKHPGFEKRAQFYAAKAYSQQRVEEDEKHKKLAVYAKLKGVIFLAIADFVMFEDKKHWKSEHRLLDTESYAHDLKDFYFVFLELAKFNKAVDELKTIEEKWVYFFKHAGDSKLTLTEIEHLIGKDEIIRRAFEAVDQASWSEAELNTYEQMTKARLDNLAVEQQKIEDAEARGKAEGIKENAIVVAKKMLTKRKPMDEIIEFTGLTIEEIEQLKEE, encoded by the coding sequence ATGTTTTTATCAAAGTTTCTTGATCCTAAAAATGATTTTTGTTTTCGTAAAATCTTTGGTACGGAAAAGAACAAAGATATACTTGTGCATTTTTTAAATGATGTTCTTAAGTGTGAAGGAAATGAGAAAATAATTGAGGTGACGTTTTTACCCACTATCCAAGACCCTGATATTGCTATTTATAGAAAGTCTATTGTTGATGTGTTATGTAAAGATCAACACGGTAATCAATTCATAGTGGAGATGCAGGTAAGCAAACACCCAGGGTTTGAAAAAAGAGCTCAATTTTATGCTGCTAAAGCATATTCTCAGCAAAGAGTTGAGGAAGATGAGAAGCATAAGAAATTGGCAGTATACGCCAAATTAAAAGGAGTAATATTTTTAGCAATAGCAGATTTTGTGATGTTTGAAGATAAAAAACATTGGAAATCAGAACATCGTCTTTTAGATACGGAGAGCTATGCCCATGATTTAAAAGATTTTTACTTTGTATTTTTAGAGTTAGCAAAATTCAACAAAGCTGTAGATGAGTTGAAGACTATAGAAGAAAAGTGGGTGTACTTTTTTAAGCATGCCGGAGATAGTAAATTAACATTAACAGAAATAGAGCATTTAATAGGTAAAGATGAAATTATTAGAAGAGCCTTTGAAGCGGTAGACCAAGCTAGCTGGTCAGAGGCAGAGCTTAACACCTATGAACAAATGACCAAAGCTCGTCTTGATAATTTAGCGGTAGAACAGCAAAAAATTGAAGATGCTGAAGCTAGAGGTAAAGCTGAAGGTATTAAAGAAAATGCTATAGTTGTGGCAAAAAAAATGTTGACTAAAAGAAAGCCAATGGATGAAATCATTGAATTTACCGGGTTAACTATTGAAGAAATAGAACAGTTGAAAGAAGAATAA
- a CDS encoding site-specific tyrosine recombinase XerD: MEFIEQFLEMMIAERGVANNSKLSYQCDLLDFQNFLLHSKLSELNIKAENIRDWVEYLAENGLQARSINRKISTIKNYYEFLISEKYTNYNPTLMVDLPRYQTKLPSTLSIDQIKTLFLYCDQDKYPDSIRLKAMIHLLYASGLRVSELVSIRLTDISANQMLQDKMSQNIKRIFSITGKGNKERMVIINEQAALSLLDYLTIRSNFISKKDIKSQIYLFCSSAASGHMTRQNFAILLKQAAIKAGLSADNISPHTLRHSFASHLLEGGADLRVIQELLGHADISTTQIYTHIQTKHLKLALDHHPLKSATIK, translated from the coding sequence ATGGAGTTTATTGAGCAATTCCTGGAAATGATGATAGCTGAGCGTGGAGTGGCCAACAATTCGAAACTCAGTTACCAATGCGATCTATTAGATTTTCAGAATTTTTTACTACACAGTAAGTTATCAGAGCTGAATATTAAAGCTGAAAATATTAGAGATTGGGTAGAATATTTAGCAGAAAATGGCTTGCAAGCAAGATCAATTAACCGGAAAATATCAACTATAAAAAACTATTATGAATTTTTAATTAGCGAAAAATATACCAATTATAATCCTACTTTGATGGTAGACCTACCAAGATATCAAACTAAACTTCCTTCTACATTATCAATTGATCAAATCAAAACTTTATTTTTATATTGTGATCAAGATAAATATCCTGATTCCATACGCCTAAAAGCAATGATTCATTTGTTATATGCAAGTGGGTTACGTGTTTCTGAGCTTGTCAGTATCAGACTCACTGATATTTCAGCAAATCAAATGTTACAAGATAAAATGTCCCAAAATATCAAAAGAATATTTTCTATAACTGGTAAGGGCAATAAAGAAAGAATGGTAATCATCAATGAACAAGCTGCCCTTAGTTTGCTAGATTATTTAACTATTCGCAGTAACTTTATCAGCAAGAAAGACATAAAAAGTCAAATTTATTTATTTTGCTCTTCTGCCGCTAGCGGGCATATGACTAGACAGAATTTTGCAATCCTGTTAAAACAAGCAGCTATTAAGGCTGGGCTAAGTGCGGATAATATCTCCCCACACACTTTGCGTCATAGTTTTGCTAGCCATTTGTTAGAAGGTGGTGCAGATCTTAGGGTAATTCAAGAACTACTTGGACATGCTGATATTAGCACTACCCAAATATACACTCATATCCAAACAAAGCATTTAAAACTTGCCTTAGATCATCATCCGCTTAAATCAGCTACAATCAAATGA
- the mtaB gene encoding tRNA (N(6)-L-threonylcarbamoyladenosine(37)-C(2))-methylthiotransferase MtaB — MAKSQEVVTFGCRLNIYESEVIRTNLALSGLENVMVFNTCCVTKEAEKQSRQAIRKAKKNNPDVKIIVTGCAAQNNPAIFANMVEVDKVIGNEEKLIASNYQFTEEKVAVNDIMSVAETANHLVASFDGKSRAFIQVQNGCNHRCTFCIIPYARGNSRSVPMGVIVQQLRTLVANGYNEVVFTGVDVTAYGPDLPGTPTFAQMIRRIIGLIPELRRLRLSSIDVAEIDDDLFDLMAYAPQIMPHFHISLQAGDDMILKRMKRRHNRQNVIDFCHKLRNLRANVSFGADIIAGFPTENETMFENTRKLISEADLQYLHVFPYSERDETPAARMPQVAKSVRKARAEILRVTGEQQLQQFFQRNVGHEVELLVEQNNMAHTENFIPVKLQGSFDVGQIIKARLVAIEGNHMISEILV, encoded by the coding sequence ATGGCTAAATCACAAGAAGTTGTAACTTTTGGCTGCCGATTAAATATTTATGAAAGTGAAGTGATTAGAACTAACCTAGCTCTTTCTGGCTTAGAAAATGTTATGGTATTTAATACTTGTTGTGTCACTAAGGAAGCTGAGAAACAATCACGTCAAGCAATTCGTAAAGCTAAGAAAAATAATCCTGATGTGAAAATTATTGTTACTGGTTGTGCTGCTCAGAATAACCCAGCTATTTTTGCTAATATGGTTGAGGTTGATAAAGTAATTGGTAATGAGGAAAAATTGATTGCTAGCAATTATCAATTTACCGAAGAAAAAGTGGCAGTAAACGATATAATGTCTGTTGCTGAAACTGCTAATCATCTGGTGGCTAGTTTTGATGGCAAATCTCGTGCCTTTATTCAGGTGCAGAATGGTTGTAATCATCGTTGTACCTTCTGTATTATACCTTATGCTAGAGGAAATAGCCGGTCAGTACCGATGGGGGTGATCGTACAGCAGTTAAGGACATTAGTAGCCAATGGTTATAATGAAGTAGTATTTACTGGAGTTGACGTTACGGCATATGGGCCAGATCTGCCAGGAACTCCAACTTTTGCTCAGATGATTAGAAGGATTATCGGGCTGATTCCAGAGCTAAGAAGACTTAGATTATCTTCTATTGATGTAGCTGAAATCGATGATGATTTGTTCGATCTGATGGCTTATGCTCCGCAAATTATGCCGCATTTTCATATTAGTCTACAAGCGGGGGATGACATGATACTTAAACGTATGAAACGCCGCCATAATCGTCAGAATGTTATTGATTTCTGTCATAAATTACGTAATTTAAGAGCAAATGTATCATTTGGGGCAGATATCATAGCCGGTTTTCCGACGGAAAATGAGACAATGTTTGAGAATACAAGAAAACTTATCTCTGAGGCGGATTTGCAATATTTACATGTTTTCCCTTATTCTGAACGCGATGAAACTCCAGCTGCCAGAATGCCGCAAGTAGCAAAATCCGTTAGAAAAGCCAGAGCAGAAATTTTAAGGGTAACAGGGGAGCAACAATTACAGCAATTTTTCCAAAGGAATGTAGGACACGAAGTAGAATTACTTGTAGAACAAAATAACATGGCTCATACAGAAAATTTTATTCCAGTAAAATTGCAAGGTAGTTTTGATGTTGGGCAAATTATTAAAGCTCGGTTAGTTGCTATAGAAGGTAATCACATGATTTCAGAAATTTTGGTATGA
- the dapF gene encoding diaminopimelate epimerase — protein MLKKINFAKMHGLGNDFVIINQRDLPKNYDLQQLSLNISNRRTGIGCDQFIIYDQKTNYYEMTVYNQNGSSAKLCGNASRCLAKLIYLDSGIREITLRIYGKELSCKILSDNEIKVDTGIVSFEEDWMPPAERIWPIMERYMIDIKEVICADIGNPHFVIFSDLATKDKEIIGEKLQGKELFVDGVNVNFASIKGNKIYLSVWERGAGLTLACGSGACASFASAVKLGFISSPCEVVFQLGSLQMSKQGENIMMVGSAALVARGEFLYG, from the coding sequence GTGTTAAAAAAAATCAATTTTGCTAAAATGCATGGTTTAGGTAATGATTTTGTGATTATCAATCAGCGTGATTTACCTAAAAATTATGATTTACAGCAATTATCACTAAATATCTCCAATCGTCGTACAGGTATTGGTTGTGATCAGTTTATTATTTATGATCAAAAAACCAATTACTATGAAATGACTGTATATAACCAAAATGGCTCAAGTGCTAAATTGTGTGGCAACGCATCGAGATGTCTTGCCAAACTGATATATCTTGATTCTGGTATCAGAGAAATCACTTTAAGAATATATGGAAAAGAATTGTCTTGTAAGATACTAAGTGATAACGAAATCAAGGTGGATACTGGAATAGTTAGTTTCGAAGAAGATTGGATGCCTCCAGCCGAAAGGATTTGGCCAATTATGGAACGTTATATGATTGACATCAAGGAAGTTATTTGTGCTGATATTGGTAATCCACATTTTGTTATTTTTAGTGATTTAGCTACTAAAGATAAAGAAATAATTGGAGAAAAATTACAAGGAAAAGAATTATTTGTTGATGGAGTTAATGTTAATTTTGCTTCAATCAAGGGTAACAAAATTTATTTATCGGTTTGGGAAAGAGGAGCAGGCTTAACTCTTGCTTGTGGCAGCGGGGCATGTGCTAGTTTTGCTTCGGCAGTAAAGCTAGGCTTTATTAGCTCTCCTTGTGAAGTGGTATTTCAGTTAGGTAGTCTACAAATGTCAAAACAAGGTGAGAATATAATGATGGTTGGTTCTGCTGCTTTAGTGGCACGTGGAGAGTTTCTTTATGGCTAA
- a CDS encoding type II toxin-antitoxin system Phd/YefM family antitoxin: protein MQIASIYEAKTNLSDLIKKAQEGEDIIICKAARPAVKLVNIELHHLPVELELGKGKLKLLKILINYHKIYYQALRKN from the coding sequence ATGCAAATAGCAAGTATATATGAAGCAAAAACTAATCTTTCGGATTTAATAAAAAAAGCACAAGAAGGAGAAGATATTATTATTTGTAAAGCAGCTAGACCAGCAGTTAAATTAGTAAATATAGAACTCCATCATCTCCCCGTAGAGCTGGAACTTGGAAAGGGCAAGTTAAAATTGCTGAAGATTTTGATAAATTACCACAAAATTTATTATCAAGCTTTAAGAAAGAACTAG
- a CDS encoding ABC transporter ATP-binding protein — translation MGSNYQLKSYLYCLAYKYRIYLASRIFIALSVALFSTFVNYQVREIIDIIAKNPSDNVTLLLILFVLYKMTYHGMYFIGRLFDIKYKPVMLAEIVEDTYNKTMKHSLHWFDSHLSGEIASKIADFQDAIITVTTILYRSLAQLTAVIIGIIFLCTINYKIAGVLIVFIAVYVPILSVLLQKQMQLQEEYVKARQEAVGIINDSIANIFGIKIIGNVWTEMKLKLLPAIDKWKGWDRKTRVYDAYYVDLTDSILITLLAAAQIFVTAYLYKTGQITAGDSAVSIIITFNIEWAIDQLLDNIIFSINPKIAAIKSSYNFINTISDVTDAENAKLLPPIKGDIKYQDVTFNYGSGGDNIFDNLTLHIKAGERIGIVGTSGAGKTTLIKCLLRYFNLQSGAILVDGYDISQVTEESLRSNISVIPQDITMFHRSILENLQLAKYDATLPEIEEACKKARIHDDILRMPNGYHSIVGERGVKVSGGQRQRIAIARAILKNAPILILDEATSALDSPTEALIQKSIDEVLETSNATTIVIAHRLSTLLHMDRILVFKRGKIVEDGTHAILIAKGGLYKTLWDAQYRGFLPYKQMD, via the coding sequence ATGGGCTCAAACTACCAACTAAAATCATATTTATACTGCTTGGCTTACAAATACCGCATATACCTAGCTAGCCGTATCTTTATAGCTCTTTCGGTTGCTCTATTTAGCACTTTTGTTAATTATCAAGTTAGAGAAATTATTGATATTATTGCCAAGAATCCAAGTGATAATGTTACCCTACTTCTTATCTTGTTCGTATTATATAAAATGACGTACCACGGAATGTATTTTATTGGCAGGCTTTTTGATATTAAATATAAGCCAGTGATGCTGGCTGAAATTGTTGAAGATACTTACAACAAGACTATGAAACATTCTTTGCATTGGTTTGATTCCCATTTATCAGGAGAAATTGCCAGTAAAATTGCTGATTTCCAAGATGCTATTATAACTGTTACTACTATTCTTTATCGTTCTTTGGCACAACTTACAGCTGTTATAATTGGCATAATATTTTTGTGTACAATAAATTATAAGATCGCTGGAGTGTTAATTGTTTTTATTGCAGTATATGTACCAATATTGTCAGTTTTGCTCCAAAAACAAATGCAGCTGCAAGAAGAATATGTTAAGGCACGACAAGAAGCAGTAGGCATTATCAACGACTCTATTGCCAACATTTTTGGTATTAAAATTATTGGCAATGTTTGGACAGAGATGAAATTAAAGCTCCTACCTGCCATTGATAAGTGGAAAGGTTGGGATCGAAAAACTCGGGTATATGATGCTTATTATGTAGATTTAACCGATAGCATATTAATTACTCTATTGGCAGCAGCCCAAATATTTGTGACAGCATATTTATACAAAACTGGACAAATCACTGCTGGTGATTCTGCCGTTAGTATAATAATTACTTTTAACATTGAATGGGCGATTGATCAGTTATTAGACAATATAATATTTTCCATCAACCCCAAAATTGCTGCCATCAAATCTTCATATAACTTTATTAATACTATCTCAGATGTTACCGATGCAGAAAATGCTAAGCTGCTTCCTCCTATCAAAGGGGATATTAAATATCAAGATGTCACCTTCAACTATGGTAGTGGTGGAGATAATATATTTGACAATCTTACATTGCATATCAAAGCTGGAGAAAGGATCGGAATAGTTGGTACATCAGGGGCTGGAAAAACTACCTTGATCAAATGTTTACTCCGATATTTCAATTTGCAAAGCGGAGCTATTTTAGTTGATGGATATGATATCTCACAGGTAACGGAAGAGTCGCTAAGAAGCAATATTTCAGTAATCCCGCAAGATATTACGATGTTTCATCGTTCTATTCTAGAAAATTTGCAGCTAGCTAAATATGATGCTACTTTACCAGAGATTGAAGAAGCATGTAAAAAAGCTAGAATACATGATGATATTCTACGAATGCCCAATGGTTACCATTCAATAGTTGGTGAACGAGGGGTAAAAGTAAGTGGCGGGCAACGGCAAAGGATTGCAATTGCTAGAGCTATTTTAAAAAATGCACCAATCCTTATTTTAGATGAAGCAACATCGGCACTTGATTCACCAACCGAGGCTCTAATTCAAAAATCTATTGATGAAGTTTTGGAAACCAGTAATGCTACAACTATAGTCATTGCCCACCGTTTATCAACATTGCTGCATATGGATCGTATTTTAGTATTCAAGCGTGGCAAAATTGTGGAAGACGGTACTCATGCTATATTAATCGCTAAAGGAGGGCTATATAAAACTCTTTGGGATGCACAATATAGAGGATTTTTACCGTATAAACAAATGGATTAA
- a CDS encoding uroporphyrinogen-III synthase has protein sequence MKSVLLTRSLEDNYDIIRELERNYECRFNYICCPLVEYQTLPLDATLLHDYPNIIITSKFAAKILAGHQNLAKKNMWIVGNSSRIILEQNNLIVQYVASNIQNLLENIPPAIYDQTIYLSSNEITQDLPQAIKRHIIYQVKYATKLQQMAEIEKGINFILLYSQNSTKTFLELLIKNNLLKLLANSLVITISKKVANIISSFSKNVVYCDNGQPQQMLELLIYHAQNNAQVRN, from the coding sequence ATGAAGTCGGTGCTATTAACTAGAAGCTTAGAAGATAATTATGATATTATTAGAGAATTGGAGCGTAATTATGAATGTAGGTTTAACTATATATGTTGTCCTTTAGTGGAATATCAAACTCTACCATTAGATGCCACCCTTTTGCACGACTATCCCAATATAATTATCACTAGTAAATTTGCTGCTAAAATCCTAGCTGGACATCAAAATCTTGCAAAGAAGAACATGTGGATAGTAGGCAATTCATCAAGGATAATTCTAGAGCAAAATAACCTCATAGTACAATATGTTGCTAGCAACATACAAAATCTATTAGAAAACATTCCGCCAGCAATATACGACCAAACCATATATTTATCGTCAAATGAAATCACCCAAGATTTACCCCAGGCAATTAAAAGGCACATTATTTATCAGGTAAAATATGCAACTAAGCTGCAGCAAATGGCAGAAATTGAAAAGGGCATCAATTTTATTCTACTATATTCACAGAACAGCACTAAGACTTTTCTTGAATTATTAATAAAAAATAATCTGCTAAAACTCCTAGCTAATAGTTTAGTTATTACTATAAGTAAAAAAGTGGCAAATATTATTAGCTCTTTTAGCAAAAATGTGGTTTATTGTGATAATGGACAACCACAGCAAATGTTAGAATTATTAATTTATCATGCCCAAAATAATGCACAAGTCAGAAACTAA
- a CDS encoding M16 family metallopeptidase — MTFNSSKLNNGLTVVTYHMPNINSVAINLIVNVGSRYEQSSEIGISHFLEHMAFKGTTTRTAKQIAEEFDSIGGQFNAYTGHEQTVYYSKILSENCYTALEILADIVQNSVFSEEEIAKEYQVILQEMACVQDNPDELIHEKFYSSAYENQALGRSILGTYDSLAKFDKEHFSNYIDKHYNAGNIYLSVAGNIEHQQVVEFAEKLFCSLKDQPNSHFEKARYTGGHSVITKDLEQTTLVLGFESVPYFNIQQLYHTQALSLILGNGMSSRLFQHIREKLGLAYSIGSYNSSHYDSGIFGIYVSTGHDKLPFLAEQLASEINNISVDIKDSEIDRAKIQLKTSIYIAQEDSSYKSEEIGKNFAVFGKYLPVEETIEHIMNITSRDIINIANKIFVSKPTLSIIGPNPLAIDYQKLSDDLAL, encoded by the coding sequence ATGACTTTCAACTCAAGCAAACTTAACAATGGGCTAACTGTTGTTACTTACCATATGCCTAATATAAATTCTGTGGCTATTAATCTTATTGTCAATGTAGGTAGCCGTTATGAACAATCTTCAGAAATAGGCATATCCCATTTTCTTGAACATATGGCATTTAAAGGAACAACAACTAGAACTGCTAAGCAAATTGCCGAAGAATTTGACTCGATAGGAGGACAATTTAATGCATATACTGGTCATGAACAGACTGTTTATTACTCAAAAATATTGAGTGAGAATTGCTATACCGCTTTAGAGATACTGGCAGATATTGTACAAAATTCAGTTTTTTCAGAAGAAGAGATAGCTAAAGAATATCAGGTAATTTTGCAAGAAATGGCTTGTGTGCAGGATAATCCTGATGAACTTATTCATGAGAAATTTTATAGTAGTGCTTATGAAAACCAAGCACTTGGTAGGTCAATTTTGGGAACTTATGATAGTTTGGCAAAATTTGATAAAGAACATTTTAGCAATTATATTGATAAACATTATAATGCCGGAAATATTTACTTATCAGTGGCAGGAAATATTGAACATCAACAAGTTGTAGAGTTTGCTGAAAAATTATTTTGTTCATTAAAAGATCAACCAAATAGTCATTTTGAGAAAGCTAGATATACTGGGGGGCATAGTGTTATTACTAAAGATCTTGAGCAAACTACCTTAGTTTTGGGCTTCGAAAGTGTACCCTATTTTAACATACAGCAATTATATCATACTCAAGCTCTGTCACTAATACTTGGTAACGGTATGTCATCAAGATTATTTCAACATATCAGAGAAAAGCTTGGACTTGCCTACTCAATTGGTAGTTATAATAGTTCACACTATGATAGTGGGATTTTTGGCATATACGTTTCCACTGGTCATGATAAACTACCATTCCTTGCAGAACAATTAGCCAGTGAAATTAATAATATTTCTGTAGATATCAAAGATTCAGAAATTGATCGAGCTAAAATACAATTAAAAACTAGCATCTATATAGCCCAAGAGGATTCCTCTTATAAATCAGAAGAGATTGGTAAGAATTTTGCTGTTTTCGGCAAATATTTACCTGTTGAGGAAACTATTGAACATATTATGAATATAACAAGCCGAGATATCATAAATATTGCTAACAAAATATTTGTTAGCAAACCTACTTTATCTATTATTGGTCCTAACCCACTTGCCATAGATTACCAAAAATTATCCGATGATCTGGCTCTATGA
- the mrdA gene encoding penicillin-binding protein 2, which translates to MLNNKILHNQLISRRAFLVGSGKLTLFSLLAGKMFYMQLFESDKYRTLSDKNRISFILVPPFRGQVYDVNGNVLATNKTCFRLLLDMHNGNDYKQELTLVANILQLTEEKQNYINQKIKKANRRIPLPILDNLTWQQMSLIEEQKLNLTSIFVDVGYVRFYRFSEAACHVIGYTGQINEQEKQELEINNLGDFNIGKSGVEKYYEEKLRGKFGYKQIEVNALGKQVREITSLPSQPGDDLHLNIDIELQQKVQSYLNKQGCSAIVIDTTTGNVLVLAMSPVFEANNFIKLSQDYWQSLINDPYKPLINKAIQSTYPPGSIFKIITILAGLESGIKPDKTVNCTGESVLGNNSFRCWSRHGHGTVDMYNSIKHSCNSYMYEISRLTGHKRILDMARNFGFGTKTGIDLTGEASGFLPSEEWKMKKFNSKWTIGDTFNLSIGQGFLSATPIQLARFVTAIASNGKLYNPRIAKDISVFDQVNINQKYLDILKEGMYKAVNTEGGTAYYSRILTEGRQLAGKTGTAQVQAKANIDDDLSSKSVIWQRRNHAIFAGFAPYQQPRYSILVFVDHGGGGGRAAAPIASKIMTMVLDKYS; encoded by the coding sequence ATGCTAAATAATAAAATATTACATAACCAATTAATATCAAGACGAGCTTTTCTCGTAGGTTCAGGAAAACTGACATTATTTTCATTATTGGCTGGAAAAATGTTTTACATGCAGTTATTTGAAAGTGATAAATATCGTACTCTATCTGACAAAAATCGTATAAGTTTTATTCTAGTTCCGCCCTTCAGGGGGCAAGTTTATGATGTTAATGGTAATGTTCTAGCTACAAATAAAACTTGTTTCAGGTTATTGCTTGATATGCATAATGGCAATGATTACAAGCAGGAATTAACTTTAGTAGCAAATATCTTACAACTAACTGAGGAAAAACAAAATTACATTAATCAAAAAATAAAAAAAGCCAATAGACGTATTCCTTTACCTATACTAGACAATCTCACTTGGCAACAAATGTCACTCATTGAAGAGCAAAAGTTAAATTTAACTTCTATTTTTGTAGATGTTGGATATGTAAGATTTTACCGTTTTTCAGAAGCAGCTTGTCATGTGATAGGGTACACTGGGCAGATTAATGAGCAAGAAAAACAAGAATTAGAAATTAATAATTTAGGGGATTTTAATATTGGCAAATCTGGTGTAGAAAAATATTATGAAGAAAAATTACGTGGAAAATTTGGTTATAAGCAGATAGAAGTAAATGCTTTAGGCAAACAAGTTAGAGAAATCACCAGTCTTCCAAGTCAGCCAGGAGATGACTTGCATCTAAATATTGATATAGAGTTGCAACAAAAAGTGCAGTCTTATTTAAATAAACAAGGTTGTTCCGCTATAGTTATCGATACCACTACTGGTAATGTGTTGGTGTTGGCTATGTCGCCGGTATTTGAGGCCAATAATTTTATAAAATTGTCTCAAGATTATTGGCAAAGTTTAATTAATGATCCTTATAAACCGTTGATTAATAAGGCAATACAAAGTACTTATCCCCCTGGCTCTATTTTTAAAATTATCACAATTTTAGCTGGGTTAGAAAGTGGAATTAAGCCGGATAAAACGGTTAATTGTACTGGAGAATCAGTATTAGGTAATAATAGTTTCCGGTGCTGGAGTCGTCATGGTCATGGTACAGTTGATATGTATAATTCCATTAAACATTCTTGTAATTCTTATATGTATGAAATATCTCGCTTAACAGGTCATAAAAGAATATTAGATATGGCGAGAAATTTTGGTTTCGGCACAAAAACTGGTATTGATTTGACTGGAGAAGCATCAGGTTTTCTTCCTTCAGAAGAATGGAAAATGAAAAAGTTTAACTCTAAATGGACGATTGGTGATACTTTTAATTTATCGATAGGGCAGGGGTTCTTATCAGCTACTCCAATCCAGTTAGCTAGGTTTGTAACAGCAATTGCTAGTAATGGGAAATTGTATAACCCGAGAATTGCTAAAGATATATCAGTGTTTGACCAAGTCAATATCAATCAGAAATATTTAGATATTTTAAAAGAAGGTATGTATAAAGCAGTTAATACCGAAGGAGGGACTGCCTATTATAGTAGAATTTTGACAGAAGGGCGTCAATTAGCTGGTAAAACAGGTACGGCCCAAGTACAAGCAAAAGCTAATATAGATGATGATTTAAGTAGTAAATCAGTTATTTGGCAAAGGCGTAACCATGCTATATTTGCCGGGTTCGCTCCCTATCAACAACCTCGTTACTCTATTCTAGTCTTTGTCGATCATGGTGGAGGCGGAGGCAGGGCAGCAGCTCCTATAGCCAGTAAAATTATGACTATGGTGCTTGATAAATATAGCTAA
- a CDS encoding NAD(P)H-dependent glycerol-3-phosphate dehydrogenase, giving the protein MKKFKNIAVYGGGSWGTALACQVARCYEDVSILVRENNIIEEILNNRTNSKYLGSDIILPSNITPCSNLSDILDKEVIIIAVPSFVFQETLKILKDAGISDNVVLLVATKGFGRNPTELLSDKVKAILPANPLAFIAGPNLAKEVAQDLLTSVTIASLDVNLARRLAISLASQQFKVTITDYVVVMQVASAVKNIIAIKSGWYDAKGYGQNAKAGLITQGLQEIKMLSEAIDGEFGDASILCAPGILGDLVLTCYSKESRNTRFGYELGKNLDVINFLNQNLYLVEGLESARLVLDLIRKYDLVLPVIESVIKELKIA; this is encoded by the coding sequence ATGAAAAAATTTAAAAATATTGCTGTCTATGGTGGTGGTAGTTGGGGAACTGCACTAGCTTGCCAGGTGGCAAGATGTTATGAGGATGTCTCGATATTGGTGCGTGAGAATAATATTATTGAGGAAATATTAAATAATCGAACTAATAGCAAATATCTTGGTTCTGATATTATCCTTCCTAGTAATATAACTCCTTGTAGTAATTTATCAGACATCTTAGATAAAGAAGTAATAATTATTGCAGTACCATCTTTTGTTTTCCAGGAAACTTTGAAGATATTAAAAGATGCTGGGATATCTGACAACGTGGTGTTATTAGTTGCAACTAAGGGATTTGGTAGAAACCCTACGGAGTTATTATCTGATAAAGTAAAAGCCATATTGCCAGCTAATCCTTTAGCCTTTATAGCTGGACCTAACCTAGCTAAAGAAGTTGCTCAAGATTTATTAACTTCAGTTACCATTGCCTCTTTAGATGTTAATCTTGCTAGACGACTAGCAATTAGTTTAGCATCGCAACAATTTAAGGTTACCATAACTGACTATGTGGTAGTGATGCAAGTAGCATCGGCTGTTAAGAATATTATAGCAATAAAGAGTGGTTGGTATGATGCAAAAGGTTATGGACAGAATGCGAAAGCTGGTCTTATAACCCAAGGGCTTCAAGAAATAAAAATGTTGTCTGAGGCAATTGATGGAGAGTTTGGGGATGCTTCTATTTTATGTGCTCCAGGTATATTAGGGGATTTGGTGTTAACTTGTTATTCTAAAGAGTCGCGAAATACTAGATTTGGTTATGAACTTGGTAAGAATTTGGATGTTATAAATTTTTTAAACCAAAATTTATACTTAGTGGAAGGGCTAGAATCTGCTAGACTGGTATTGGATCTCATAAGAAAATATGACCTAGTATTGCCAGTTATTGAGTCAGTAATCAAAGAACTGAAAATAGCATGA